A portion of the Sinobacterium caligoides genome contains these proteins:
- the pyk gene encoding pyruvate kinase has protein sequence MPRRTKIIATLGPATDHPDTLKALLQAGANVLRLNFSHGDADDHRERARLIRQFADELGLSVAILGDLQGPKIRIARFSEQRIVIESGDRFTLDTAFDPDAGNQQIVGVDYPPLADQVGSGDKLLLDDGRIVLEVDSVDGSAVHCIVRSGGTLSNNKGLNRLGGGLAADALTEKDLRDIKLAAELRCDYVAVSFPGSPDDLHQARQLLEAEGCDAGIVAKIERAETVHDRQLLEQMIIASDAVMVARGDLGVEIGDAELVGVQKHMIERARQLNRCVITATQMMESMIEAPMPTRAEVFDVANAVLDGTDAVMLSAETAAGKYPIAAVEAMARTCIGAEKQVRPYAANLCFEIDFERTDQSIAMAAMYVANHTSGIRAILCLTESGSTPMWMSRLASNMPIYAVSRHADSCAKMALYRGVTAIEFDLFQQPQDVEQPALQQLLERGHIQPGDKVIVTHGDITGLHGGTNTLRIITA, from the coding sequence ATGCCCAGAAGAACGAAAATCATCGCCACCCTCGGTCCCGCCACTGATCACCCTGACACCCTCAAGGCCTTGCTACAGGCCGGCGCCAACGTGTTGCGTCTCAACTTCTCGCACGGCGACGCCGACGACCACCGAGAACGCGCACGACTGATCCGTCAATTTGCCGATGAACTCGGGCTCAGCGTCGCCATTCTCGGCGACCTGCAGGGGCCGAAGATTCGCATCGCCCGCTTCAGCGAACAGCGCATTGTCATCGAGAGCGGCGACCGCTTCACCCTCGATACCGCCTTCGACCCCGACGCCGGCAACCAACAGATCGTCGGCGTCGACTACCCTCCCCTCGCCGACCAAGTCGGCAGCGGTGATAAGCTGCTGCTCGACGATGGCCGTATCGTACTTGAGGTCGATAGCGTCGACGGCAGCGCCGTACACTGTATCGTGCGCAGCGGCGGCACGCTGTCCAACAACAAGGGCCTCAACCGCCTCGGCGGTGGACTGGCCGCCGACGCGCTGACTGAGAAAGACCTGCGCGATATTAAGCTCGCCGCCGAGCTGCGCTGTGACTACGTCGCCGTCTCCTTCCCCGGCAGCCCCGATGACCTGCATCAGGCTCGTCAACTGCTCGAGGCCGAAGGCTGTGACGCCGGCATCGTCGCCAAGATCGAGCGCGCCGAGACCGTGCACGACCGCCAACTACTCGAACAGATGATCATCGCCAGCGACGCCGTAATGGTGGCACGGGGCGACCTCGGGGTAGAGATCGGCGACGCCGAACTGGTCGGCGTACAGAAGCACATGATCGAGCGCGCCCGCCAGCTCAATCGCTGCGTCATCACCGCTACCCAGATGATGGAGTCGATGATCGAGGCACCGATGCCGACCCGCGCCGAGGTGTTCGACGTCGCCAACGCCGTGCTCGACGGCACCGACGCGGTGATGCTGTCGGCGGAGACCGCCGCCGGTAAATACCCCATCGCCGCCGTCGAGGCCATGGCCCGCACCTGTATCGGTGCCGAGAAGCAGGTACGTCCCTATGCCGCCAACCTGTGCTTCGAGATCGACTTCGAGCGCACCGACCAGTCGATCGCCATGGCGGCGATGTACGTCGCCAACCACACCTCCGGCATTCGCGCCATCCTCTGTCTGACCGAGTCCGGCTCGACACCGATGTGGATGTCGCGCCTGGCCTCCAACATGCCGATCTACGCCGTCTCCCGCCACGCCGACAGCTGCGCTAAGATGGCGCTGTATCGCGGCGTCACCGCCATCGAGTTCGATCTGTTCCAGCAGCCGCAGGATGTCGAACAGCCGGCGCTGCAGCAGTTGCTCGAGCGCGGTCACATCCAGCCCGGCGACAAGGTCATCGTCACCCACGGTGATATCACCGGCCTGCACGGCGGCACCAACACGCTGCGCATCATCACCGCCTAA